In Deltaproteobacteria bacterium, a single genomic region encodes these proteins:
- a CDS encoding radical SAM protein, producing the protein MREPAEPLPWPDYADVADVVRAAAARAASATVTIELDAFGDDWILRRERLTVEARDGRVQAPDASLAQLLAQRLRSEPLIVRPAAHAGDVAVGEGLVLRGLSTTTRSDISTRLRRLHGAPGPVRRVAPSCDYDAGVQPKILKVEPTTYCNLRCGFCTNPSLTKRSHLPLSSFARLWAGVDPSQLEKVSFTGLGESMLHPELWAMIELVVRTGVTTSLVSNGTMIARFAERIVDSGLDHLALSIETTDPGKFAAQRVGLELPQLLANLDTLLAVVERRGSPLQIHVLCVLLDEDGDDWRSLIDLCRSRGLSPPRFYPQYVRHLAGDTDGHAAARRLDTRFRAIERSVRESFHGDAAELPREVLLLRGDAHAEAPPGPRCREATTTLLLRADGTWSYCNEGIFHAGPIDAGHVDDYPDIAKIWASPARRRHRLALELGVTPPLCHGCPVIDLPEMIRRLPVIRSTGAPL; encoded by the coding sequence GTGAGGGAGCCGGCCGAACCCCTGCCGTGGCCCGACTACGCGGACGTCGCGGACGTGGTCCGCGCAGCGGCGGCCCGGGCTGCGTCCGCCACGGTCACCATCGAGCTGGATGCGTTCGGCGACGATTGGATTCTCAGACGCGAGCGACTCACGGTCGAAGCCCGGGACGGGCGCGTGCAGGCCCCCGATGCGTCGCTCGCCCAATTGCTCGCGCAGCGATTGAGGTCCGAACCACTGATCGTGCGCCCTGCCGCACACGCCGGCGACGTGGCGGTGGGCGAGGGCCTGGTGTTGCGCGGCCTGAGCACGACCACGCGCAGCGACATCAGCACGCGGCTACGCCGGTTGCACGGTGCCCCCGGCCCGGTACGCCGCGTTGCGCCGAGCTGTGACTACGACGCCGGCGTCCAGCCGAAGATCCTCAAGGTCGAGCCGACCACCTATTGCAACCTGCGCTGCGGCTTCTGTACGAACCCTTCGCTGACGAAACGGAGCCACCTCCCACTGTCGAGCTTCGCCCGCTTGTGGGCCGGCGTCGATCCCAGTCAGCTCGAAAAGGTGAGCTTCACCGGGTTGGGCGAGAGCATGCTCCACCCCGAGCTCTGGGCGATGATCGAGCTCGTCGTGCGCACCGGCGTGACGACCAGCCTGGTGTCCAATGGCACCATGATCGCTCGGTTCGCGGAGCGGATCGTCGACAGCGGCCTCGACCACCTGGCACTGTCGATCGAGACCACCGATCCCGGTAAGTTTGCGGCTCAGCGCGTCGGGCTCGAGCTGCCGCAGCTACTGGCCAATCTCGACACGCTCCTCGCCGTGGTCGAGCGACGCGGTTCGCCGCTGCAGATCCACGTGCTCTGCGTGTTGCTCGACGAGGACGGTGACGACTGGCGCTCGTTGATCGACCTCTGCCGCAGCCGCGGGCTGTCGCCACCACGATTCTACCCACAGTATGTGCGGCACCTTGCGGGCGACACCGACGGGCACGCGGCGGCGCGGCGCTTGGACACACGCTTTCGGGCGATCGAACGCAGCGTCCGCGAGTCTTTTCACGGCGATGCGGCCGAGCTACCGCGGGAGGTTCTGCTGCTTCGGGGCGATGCGCATGCTGAGGCGCCCCCCGGCCCGCGCTGCCGCGAGGCGACGACGACGCTGTTGCTGCGCGCGGATGGCACGTGGAGCTACTGCAACGAGGGGATCTTCCACGCCGGGCCAATCGACGCCGGGCACGTGGACGACTACCCCGACATCGCGAAGATCTGGGCCTCGCCGGCGCGCCGCCGCCATCGTCTCGCACTCGAGCTCGGGGTGACTCCACCGCTGTGCCACGGCTGCCCGGTGATCGATCTGCCGGAGATGATTCGTCGACTTCCCGTGATCCGATCCACCGGTGCGCCGCTCTAG
- a CDS encoding YcaO-like family protein translates to MLERVGPKGQLRVALEALSSLVHPLRGPLHGVEVVGRADGIDITAVAWITRDDGSLHRAVGRGKGAGPAQLVGALGECLERVTFFSDAPDTDPLPASMLVGEVIDPREMGLFRREQYRTRAVSWQPYAAKQPIPWRRADDLASGSAVWIMHEAGRGGAPLCRGTTSGWAVHVDRSSAQLGGLLELVERDAMLAAWYGLTMPRRRPVPRSALAESLEARGLALHIARLSHETSVPVAIAVAEGVREGVLAVGGCASSCAAASTLDDAIHTALRGLVQKIELLAPLPADTRTRAAAQLAMPGDHLRYYLDPRHGHTLRTFVDGPCDDIEPEPLDGLDDLVARLVGAGYRVLAVDATPAVARAVGLHVVRAVVPGLLPLAFGPLAQARLGGLNARARRLGWARAPRLVRTDPIPD, encoded by the coding sequence GTGCTCGAGCGCGTCGGCCCCAAGGGCCAGCTTCGCGTTGCCCTGGAGGCCCTGAGCTCGTTGGTGCACCCGCTGCGCGGGCCGCTGCATGGTGTGGAGGTCGTCGGACGCGCCGATGGCATCGACATCACGGCGGTGGCCTGGATCACACGTGACGACGGCAGCCTGCACCGCGCGGTGGGACGCGGCAAGGGGGCTGGGCCGGCGCAGCTGGTCGGCGCGCTGGGCGAGTGCCTCGAGCGCGTGACGTTCTTCAGCGATGCGCCCGATACCGATCCGTTGCCTGCGTCGATGCTCGTCGGCGAGGTGATCGATCCTCGCGAGATGGGCCTGTTTCGGCGCGAGCAGTACCGCACGCGCGCCGTGAGCTGGCAGCCCTACGCGGCGAAACAGCCGATCCCATGGCGGCGCGCGGACGACCTCGCGAGCGGCTCTGCCGTGTGGATCATGCACGAGGCCGGACGCGGCGGCGCGCCACTGTGCCGCGGGACCACGAGCGGGTGGGCCGTGCATGTCGATCGATCGAGCGCGCAGCTCGGAGGGTTGCTCGAGCTCGTCGAGCGCGATGCGATGCTTGCGGCGTGGTACGGCCTCACGATGCCCCGAAGGCGCCCGGTGCCTCGCTCCGCGCTCGCGGAGAGTCTCGAAGCGCGCGGGCTCGCGCTCCACATCGCACGGCTCTCCCACGAGACCTCCGTGCCCGTCGCCATTGCCGTCGCCGAAGGGGTACGCGAGGGCGTGCTCGCCGTCGGCGGCTGCGCGTCATCGTGCGCGGCGGCGTCGACCCTCGACGATGCGATCCACACCGCCCTGCGGGGCCTCGTCCAGAAGATCGAACTACTCGCGCCGCTGCCGGCCGACACGCGGACACGGGCGGCCGCCCAGCTGGCGATGCCTGGCGACCACCTGCGCTACTACCTCGACCCGCGGCACGGTCACACGCTGCGCACCTTCGTCGATGGACCGTGCGATGACATCGAGCCCGAGCCGCTCGATGGACTCGACGACCTCGTCGCCCGACTGGTTGGGGCGGGGTATCGCGTCCTCGCGGTGGACGCGACACCGGCAGTCGCGCGAGCGGTCGGGCTGCACGTGGTCCGAGCTGTCGTCCCGGGCCTCCTGCCGCTCGCGTTCGGACCGTTGGCGCAGGCCCGCCTGGGTGGCTTGAACGCGCGGGCGCGTCGCCTCGGATGGGCTCGAGCGCCTCGACTCGTGCGGACGGATCCCATCCCCGACTGA
- a CDS encoding cobalamin-dependent protein (Presence of a B(12) (cobalamin)-binding domain implies dependence on cobalamin itself, in one of its several forms, or in some unusual lineages, dependence on a cobalamin-like analog.), with the protein MNLLPADFLLLNASNYPSRPIFPYAFVQVSALARRAGVSSRRLDLLRVPRPAWERVLAAAVRQLRPRVIGLTLRQTDSMNAREYDRSDGREYLPVQDTRDVIRMLRRHTEVPIIVGGFGFGIQPQRTLAALEADAGIVGEPDALFECFDAFAERKLTAAPPNYLGHEGLGPRQTFGPFDGAEYTEELLDELEAFYGPQWLASAQAPTVAVEVARGCPHRCFFCAEPQVKGRTVRRRDLDAVFDDVARIAHRGLRKLWFVCSEANVGGNAMLTEITERMRDLNASRGEDSLSWTTYALPHLTHAELEDMTASGWFLGGFNDVPSLDDDELRRGGMPYRSRHAVRFMTAMRDHARVHPSRTDDWAVDRRRHLGLFLAAPTLTAAGLRTVLTRLDEAGMLPGADRRVAESAFAITALRVYDDDGDATRPRFTVPAALSEALGGVGRLAALQRYLETVVLCDAHRRGRDDSAFVAPRRRRLAAWVGIAAESLAYADVVTRLHERLGPLWEDLGLAPAAGGAPAASDYAVARALWNSAHRDGGVRALLRPHVGSAWPLVCSILVHEYSIPLDPPLLRLVLSP; encoded by the coding sequence ATGAACTTGCTGCCCGCGGACTTCCTGCTGCTCAACGCGTCGAACTACCCTTCGCGCCCGATCTTCCCCTACGCCTTCGTGCAAGTGAGTGCCCTCGCGCGACGCGCGGGCGTCTCATCGCGGCGCCTCGACCTGCTCCGCGTCCCTCGTCCGGCGTGGGAGCGAGTGCTCGCCGCCGCCGTCAGGCAGCTGCGGCCGCGCGTGATCGGCCTGACACTGCGCCAGACCGACAGCATGAACGCTCGCGAGTACGACCGCAGCGACGGCCGCGAATACCTGCCGGTGCAAGACACGCGCGATGTGATTCGGATGCTGCGCCGCCACACCGAAGTGCCGATCATCGTGGGTGGCTTCGGCTTTGGGATCCAGCCCCAGCGCACCCTGGCCGCGCTCGAGGCGGATGCCGGGATCGTCGGCGAGCCCGACGCACTGTTCGAGTGCTTCGACGCCTTCGCGGAGCGCAAGCTCACCGCGGCCCCCCCAAACTACCTCGGGCACGAGGGGCTCGGACCGCGCCAGACGTTCGGGCCCTTCGACGGCGCCGAGTACACCGAGGAGCTGCTGGACGAGCTCGAGGCATTCTACGGCCCGCAGTGGTTGGCCAGCGCCCAAGCGCCCACGGTCGCGGTCGAGGTCGCGCGGGGTTGTCCACATCGCTGCTTCTTCTGCGCCGAACCGCAGGTGAAGGGTCGCACGGTCCGCCGCCGCGATCTCGACGCGGTCTTCGATGACGTGGCCCGCATCGCGCACCGAGGGCTCCGAAAGCTGTGGTTCGTGTGCTCCGAGGCCAACGTTGGGGGCAACGCCATGCTGACGGAGATCACGGAGCGGATGCGCGATCTCAATGCCTCGCGCGGCGAGGATAGTCTGTCGTGGACCACGTATGCGCTGCCCCATCTCACGCACGCGGAGCTAGAGGACATGACCGCTTCGGGGTGGTTTCTCGGCGGCTTCAATGACGTGCCGTCGCTCGATGACGACGAGCTCCGCCGTGGCGGCATGCCATACCGCAGCCGCCACGCCGTGCGCTTCATGACCGCGATGCGCGACCACGCCCGCGTACACCCGTCGCGGACCGACGACTGGGCCGTCGATCGGCGCCGACATCTCGGCCTGTTCCTCGCCGCCCCCACGCTCACCGCGGCCGGCTTGCGCACCGTGCTGACGCGCCTCGACGAAGCAGGGATGCTGCCCGGCGCCGACCGACGCGTGGCCGAGAGCGCGTTCGCGATCACGGCGCTGCGCGTTTACGACGACGACGGCGATGCGACCCGGCCCCGCTTCACCGTGCCAGCAGCGCTATCGGAGGCGCTCGGCGGCGTTGGGCGCCTCGCGGCGCTGCAGCGGTACCTCGAGACGGTGGTGCTGTGCGACGCCCACCGGCGCGGCCGCGACGACTCGGCGTTCGTCGCCCCCCGCCGTCGCCGACTCGCCGCGTGGGTCGGGATCGCCGCGGAGTCGCTCGCCTACGCCGACGTGGTGACGCGCTTGCACGAGCGTCTCGGCCCGCTGTGGGAGGATCTCGGGCTGGCGCCCGCCGCTGGTGGGGCTCCCGCGGCGTCGGACTACGCAGTAGCGCGTGCGCTGTGGAACTCGGCTCATCGTGACGGCGGCGTTCGAGCGCTATTGCGGCCCCACGTCGGGTCGGCGTGGCCGCTGGTCTGCTCGATCCTCGTCCACGAGTACTCCATCCCGCTCGACCCGCCGCTCCTGCGGCTCGTGCTGTCGCCATGA